Sequence from the Ignavibacteria bacterium genome:
TAAGTTGGGGCGACGAAGGAAAAGGAAAAATTGTAGATGCACTCGCCTCCCAATTTGATTTTGTAATGCGATTTAACGGCGGGGGCAATGCCGGGCATACCATTGTACTCGGTGAAAAAACATTTAAGTTGCATCACATTCCCGCAGGAATTTTTTCTCCCGACGTTACGAATATTATCGGAAGAAAATGCGTTGTAGATTTTTTTGACGTTGCGGAAGAAATCCAACAACTGCAACAAACAGGAGTGGAAATTTCTCCGAAAAATTTATCTATCGCGTTTGATGCGCAAGTTGTTCTTCCGTTTCATAAACGAATGGATATTCTTCGAGAAAAAATTCGCGGCGCGGGAAAAGTTGGAACCACGGGACGAGGAATTGGGCCTGCATACGCCGATTTGATTTCACGCGTTGGAATTACGCTTGGTGATATTGTAAAAAATTCGTTCCAAGAAAAATTACAAACCGAAGTGCGAATGCACAATGCTATTGCACGAGAGTTTTCCAACGAAGAAATTTTGTTGAATGAACTTGAAGAAAAAATTTTTTCCTTGCAAAATTTTCTTACGCCCTTTGTGCAAGATGCATATTCGTTACTTTGGAAAAGATTGCACGAAGGGAAAAAATTATTAATGGAAGGCGCGCAAGGAGCGTTACTCGATGCGTATTTCGGAACACGGCCGTTTGTCTCGTCATCGCTTGCGTGTCTCCACGGCGCGTTATTGGATTTGGGATTATCGTTCTCAGATTTTGAAGAAATCATAGGCGTAACGAAATTATATAACACACGCGTTGGTAGCGGTGCGTTTCCAACAGAATTTTCCGATGAACATCTTCGCGATGTCATTCAAAAACGCGGGAAAGAATTTGGTGCAACAACTGGACGCGCGCGACGTTGTGGATGGCTCGATATTCCAACATTGAAACTCGTTTCAAACGTGAACAA
This genomic interval carries:
- a CDS encoding adenylosuccinate synthase, encoding MEHPKNISAVLGLSWGDEGKGKIVDALASQFDFVMRFNGGGNAGHTIVLGEKTFKLHHIPAGIFSPDVTNIIGRKCVVDFFDVAEEIQQLQQTGVEISPKNLSIAFDAQVVLPFHKRMDILREKIRGAGKVGTTGRGIGPAYADLISRVGITLGDIVKNSFQEKLQTEVRMHNAIAREFSNEEILLNELEEKIFSLQNFLTPFVQDAYSLLWKRLHEGKKLLMEGAQGALLDAYFGTRPFVSSSLACLHGALLDLGLSFSDFEEIIGVTKLYNTRVGSGAFPTEFSDEHLRDVIQKRGKEFGATTGRARRCGWLDIPTLKLVSNVNKVSSLAITKVDVLDTLDEIKICDAFISEKTNTEIPFLPGSDEYLRGVTPHYKSFVGWKRSTAGIIAREFLPQNLQTMLRCISEETGVPIQFVSTGAKREEFVKMY